Genomic DNA from Panthera leo isolate Ple1 chromosome A1, P.leo_Ple1_pat1.1, whole genome shotgun sequence:
CTCTTTATGCTCTTATGAtgtgtaaaacatttagaaacttccaaactctagaAATGTTGACTGGTTAACCTGTCTGGCCTTAACACAATCTAAATTCCCTTTCGAGAATGACACTGATGTGTTCAGTCCGGCAGTCCAATAGGGATGGAGcgattctatttctttttcttcttctttggtgGTTCATCCTCGGAGCTGCTCTCTGTGCTGGTGCTGCTGCTACTGGAAGAGCTAGAATCTGAGTCTGAATCAGAGGACGAGGAAGAGCTCGTGGAGGAGGATGAAGACGATGAACTGGAGGAACTTTCATCGGTGTCACTGTCCTCTGAGGAGGATGAGGTAGATGTTTCTTCACTCTCAGATGAAGAATCGCTGGCTGAACTGTCACTGCTATTGCTACTGGAACTAGTGACACTCTTAGACCTGTTAGACAGTGAACAGTTACATGCAGGGGAAGCTGACCCTTCACAGaatgtttaaaaagcaatttCATGGGCGAACGAGGTATATGCATACACTGAAGCCTGGCTACCACGGGATCCCTAGATGTGATGCGCTGGGGACTGTGTGACTAGTAATCCCGCAGCAACCGCAGGTTTTACTTTAATAATGTAACTCTCCTGGATGGAGTTCAAGAGCAGTGTTCCTACTCTTAATATACTCCAGAATGAATCATGTTAGAATAAAGTTGCAGTGTAGTTGTTGGGTTTATTTAAGCCTTGGAGAGCATGGTAAATGTTTCATAATCTTTACTCTCACCAGATATATAGCtggtcaacaatttttttttttaccagtctAATAATATTTCCTATTCTAATAGAATAAGAGAGATTTCTAAGAGAAATTATTTACTACTTCCAGGTATACTCTGGAAagttggagaaaaaggaaaaatgaagccAATAAATTCCAGTCAggtaaagagaggaaaaagggatgATACTTAATCACGAATTACAGACAAGAGATTTCAGATCCAAATTTTATCACAAGTGTTTTAAAATCACTCTTTTCATCCCTCCAATGAGTATTCTTTATTATCTACATAATATTCCTAAAGCCAcacttacctttttttcttcGTCTTTCTTTCTACATTAGTTTCTCCGATGCTGATAAACATGAGGGGGGGAAAAGCTCCTGTTAATAGTGATTATACACAGCTCAGGCAAACCCTTCAGCTATCCCCAAAACTGTTTTACATTGGAGAAAcactttgtctttcatgacaaGTACTGACTCCAGTATTTTCTTGTTATAAGCAATAAGTTAGTTTCCTACTATAGGCTGCATATGATATATGCAGTCAACTTAATCAGTACTTAAAAGGTAAGACAGATATTATCAACTGTATCTTAGAAGCCAGGTAAGTTGGTGGTTAAGAGGACTGAGTGCACcaatttgattctttttagtTTTGAGCTAAGGTTGACATGGCTAAACCAACTACTTATGGAATAACAAAACAACAGTAAAACACCAACTATAATTTGAGTTTTCAGAATTATCTTATAAATgactatttcattaaaaaaaaaaaaaaggaaagcaacctttaatttaaaataaccatttctgggggcgcctgggtggctctgtcggttgagcctccgacttcagctcaggccatgatctcatggttcatgagcttagCCcggccttgggttctgtgctgacagctcagagcctggagcctccttcggattctgtgtctccctctgtctctgccccttccctgctcacactgtctctcactctctctcaaaaataagtaataaaaacatgTCTATAAAATAACcattcctgggggcacctgggtagctcagtctgttgagcctccaacttcagctcaggacatgatctcatggttcacaggttcaagtcctacatggggctctgtgctgacactttagagcctggagcctgcttcggattctctctctccctctctctctgcccctcccctcctcatgctctgtctctgtctctgtctctcttaaaaataaataaacattaaaaaaaattaaaaataaaacaaaataaccatttctagggcatctgggtggcttagtcagttgagcgtgtgactcttgatttcggccatgatccaagggtcatgggatgaagcgctgtgttggactctgcactagGCATAGAGCCTGctctactcactctctctctaataaaaaaataaaaaaaataaaatgaaataaaatagccatttctttttctgcatgtcCCCTAAATGTTCAGTTATTTActatttgatttatttagttagttttttttttttttttttttaagtacactccacaaccagcgtggagcccaatgtaggacttgaactaatgaccccgagatcaagacctgagctgagatcaagactctgacacttaaccaactgagtcacccaggcacctccagttattgttatttactattattaaaaCCAGACACTTAATACTTCAAGACTGTGTtccctcacattttttttttaacgtttatttttgaaagagacagaacgctagagggggaggggcagagagagagagagagagagagagagagagagagagaatctgaaacaggctccaggcttcgaactgtaagcacagagcctgatgcagggctcaaactcacgagctgtgagaccatgatctgagctgaagtcagacacttaaccaactgagccacagaggcgcccctactcacattatttaaaaagaacaaagtctgaTGATTTTTGAATGAAATATACAAATGGTTTGCTGCTATATTTCTGCCAAATATACATGCTACATCGGGTTTTCAAATTACATAATTACTTCTATTACTATAGCACTGTCCtgtaaatttaacatttttatattcttgacTTCTCTGTATTTCCTAGATAATGTTGGTATCCTTATTTTCTGAGTCtttgaatataaatatacatttatgtaaagTTGTCTCACATAATGGAATTACTACAATTGTTATTTTCATGGTAAAATAAGTGGTAGGAGTACATTTATCAATCACACGAGAAAAATTCATGATCACTGAGATTCATACACTTTCATCATTTTATCAGTGAACCAAAAATCAGCAGTTTTTATCTAATAGAGCCATATCTAAAATTCAtgtagttttgtgtatttttttttaaacatttatttattttgagaggggcagaggggcagacagagggagagagggagaatcccaagcagactccacactgtcagcacagagcccgatgcagggctggctcttaccaaccatgagatcataacctgagccgaaatcgagagtcagacacttaactggttgagccatccaggtgcccctaattttatgtatttttaagaacaaGATATTCATACCATACAActagaaaaacagaagtaaatgttGAAATTATTCATAactattatactttattttattaaaaatttttttaatgtttgttttgaagagagagagcacaagcaggggaaaggcagagagagaaggggatagaggatcagaagtggACTCTGCATTGATAGCAgtgtgcctgatgcagggcttgaacccacaaaccatgagattatgacctgagctgaagtcggaggctcaactgactgagtcacccaggcacccctatatttttttAGGACAGGgctcttcaaacattttttgcttacattcttttttttttttttttttttttttttaagagagagaatgacagagcacaagcaggggagaggggcagagagaaagggagagaaagaatcccaagcaggctccatattcagtgcagagcctgacgcaggactcaatcccatgaccctgggatcatgacctgagctgaaaacaagagccagatgttcaactgatgagctacccaggtgcctcccttttgcttacattcttttcttaaaaaatgtttattttgtgtgtgtgaaagacaGCACAtatgccagcaggggagaggaagagagagagagagggacagagaaaatcccaagcaggctccgagctgaaagacacagggcttaatcgcatgaactgagatcatgccctgagccaaaatcaagagttggacacttaaccaactgagccaccaggcgcagCCCTCTTACATTCTtaataaagaatttgaaaaactttttttgcctcttccttttttaaatccaagttttaATATTAACGAAAAGTGTAATGACTCatctcatatatataattttaaaagaaaattattatatcaTTTGGTAATTGTATCCAATGGAAAGTAAATGCCACAATAATTTGATACCTCCTGTAATTCACTCAAAAATTATGAACAAGCTTATCTTTAACAGTTAGTACTTttacactgtcttttttcctcactgaacttcgacttttttttctttttgttttctttttcttaaagtaggctccatactcaacatgaggttcaaacccacaactctgagatcaggagtcatatgctccactgactgagccagccaggtacccctgaacTTGCACTTTTATTCTCGTTTCCCTATAGAAAGTatcctaatatatttttatggcaAAGATTTTTAGTGATCACTTACAGTATTTCTCGGcaataaaaacagagacataacttaaaattgtattttttaattacatatgatCCTAAGactttaaaagtgtttaaaaattctgaattgaGCAACCATTACTGATAATACAATTGATTAAAACAATGTagaaatacattataaattttaaagtttatttattttgagaga
This window encodes:
- the ZCCHC10 gene encoding zinc finger CCHC domain-containing protein 10 isoform X1; translated protein: MATPMHRLIARRQAEANKQHVRCQKCLEFGHWTYECTGKRKYLHRPSRTAELKKALKEKENRLLLLQQSIGETNVERKTKKKRSKSVTSSSSNSSDSSASDSSSESEETSTSSSSEDSDTDESSSSSSSSSSSTSSSSSSDSDSDSSSSSSSSTSTESSSEDEPPKKKKKK
- the ZCCHC10 gene encoding zinc finger CCHC domain-containing protein 10 isoform X2, producing the protein MAGSEANKQHVRCQKCLEFGHWTYECTGKRKYLHRPSRTAELKKALKEKENRLLLLQQSIGETNVERKTKKKRSKSVTSSSSNSSDSSASDSSSESEETSTSSSSEDSDTDESSSSSSSSSSSTSSSSSSDSDSDSSSSSSSSTSTESSSEDEPPKKKKKK